In Candidatus Mycalebacterium zealandia, one DNA window encodes the following:
- a CDS encoding DUF3240 domain-containing protein, translating into MKKIEAIVKPFILEDLKDALKDIGIQGMTVSEVKGFGRQKGHAEIYRGSEYVIDFLPKVKVEIVATDEMVSSIIDVITQSAKTGKTGDGKIFIIPIEEVIRIRTGERGEDAI; encoded by the coding sequence ATGAAGAAAATTGAAGCGATAGTAAAGCCTTTTATTCTTGAAGATCTTAAAGACGCTCTGAAAGATATTGGCATTCAGGGTATGACTGTGAGCGAGGTCAAAGGATTTGGCAGGCAGAAGGGGCATGCCGAAATTTACAGAGGCTCCGAATACGTAATAGATTTTCTTCCAAAAGTTAAGGTTGAGATTGTAGCGACGGATGAAATGGTTTCTTCAATTATTGATGTTATCACTCAAAGCGCCAAAACCGGAAAAACCGGAGACGGAAAGATTTTCATCATACCGATTGAGGAAGTCATAAGAATCAGAACCGGAGAACGGGGCGAAGACGCCATATGA
- a CDS encoding AAA family ATPase: MENTPIAERMRPQSLDEIAGQRHLLGRDGVLRAPDGRGGARSMILWGPPGTGKTTLARVLTAENEAEFIHMDAVSSGVKEIRDALSRAAKAKGKGGAVLFIDEIHRFNKAQQATLLKSVEEGEIVLIGATTENPSFEVISPLLSRCAVYRLEPLGENDLSLIIDRALEKDAALNNAKISPDARNNLIALCGGDARALLNALEVAVSLSGGEVESATVRNVFQKGARYDKDGDEHYNTISAFIKSVRASDPDGALHYLTRMLAAGEEPLFIARRLIVLASEDIGNAEPYALTLATDCFTAVNYIGMPEARIVLAQTATYLASCPRSNAAYSGLREAERDVKKHPDLEIPMHIRNAPTRLMKDMGYGKGYQYPHDEQDAFAGQENLPGKLKNRIYYKPSERGREAALKKYLDEKWKKRK; the protein is encoded by the coding sequence ATGGAAAACACCCCTATTGCAGAGCGTATGCGACCACAATCCCTTGATGAAATCGCGGGGCAGCGCCACCTGCTCGGACGAGACGGCGTTTTGCGCGCCCCGGACGGACGCGGCGGCGCGCGCTCAATGATTTTATGGGGACCGCCCGGAACCGGAAAAACCACTCTTGCGCGCGTTCTCACGGCGGAAAATGAAGCCGAATTTATCCATATGGACGCCGTTTCTTCGGGTGTTAAGGAAATAAGAGACGCGCTTTCCCGCGCGGCAAAAGCAAAGGGAAAAGGCGGCGCGGTGCTTTTCATAGACGAAATACACAGATTCAACAAAGCCCAACAGGCGACCTTGCTCAAAAGCGTTGAGGAAGGCGAAATCGTGCTCATTGGCGCGACAACGGAAAATCCGTCTTTTGAGGTAATCTCGCCCCTGCTTTCGCGGTGCGCCGTTTACCGCCTTGAACCGCTCGGCGAAAATGATTTGTCGCTGATAATTGACAGAGCGCTTGAAAAGGACGCTGCGCTCAACAACGCGAAAATATCCCCGGACGCGCGAAACAATTTAATCGCGCTGTGCGGCGGAGACGCGCGGGCGCTTCTGAACGCGCTTGAGGTCGCCGTTTCACTTTCAGGAGGTGAAGTGGAATCGGCAACCGTCAGAAATGTTTTTCAAAAAGGGGCGCGTTATGACAAAGACGGCGACGAGCATTACAACACAATCTCGGCTTTCATAAAAAGCGTGCGTGCGAGCGACCCGGACGGCGCGCTCCACTATCTCACGCGAATGCTTGCCGCCGGCGAAGAACCGCTTTTTATCGCGCGGCGGTTGATAGTGCTCGCGTCCGAAGACATCGGCAACGCCGAGCCATACGCGCTTACACTCGCAACGGACTGCTTCACGGCGGTCAATTACATAGGAATGCCCGAAGCGCGGATTGTTCTCGCGCAAACGGCGACCTATCTGGCAAGTTGCCCGCGAAGTAACGCGGCGTATTCGGGTTTGAGAGAAGCGGAACGCGATGTAAAAAAACATCCCGACCTTGAAATCCCGATGCACATACGAAACGCGCCCACGCGCCTGATGAAAGATATGGGTTACGGAAAGGGCTACCAGTATCCGCACGATGAGCAGGACGCTTTCGCGGGTCAGGAAAATCTACCCGGCAAACTGAAAAATCGGATTTACTACAAACCGTCCGAACGCGGACGCGAAGCCGCGCTTAAAAAATATCTTGATGAGAAATGGAAAAAGAGAAAATGA
- a CDS encoding M42 family peptidase: MNIKLLKQLCDIPGIPGDEGAVRDFAVSELRKYTKDISVDVLGNVIARIGGKGKKLVVDAHMDEVGFMVSHIDAHGFVRVCALGGIDAKVFYGQRVVVHGSKPLGAMVGAIPPHISKTGGDRGVPEIEDCVLDLGLSAAKVKKYVKIGDPVIFDTELRETEDAVIARSIDDRVGIFVILSALAAKPKPACDLFVTLTVQEEPGLRGARVITPAIEPDFVIALEGTVAMDLPGVAPHKSLANIGKGPEVRLSDRYLVADRGLSFFIKSVADKKKIPCQITVKKAGGTNATAMQVTGKGTRAAVVSVPTRYLHSPGSVAYKSDIEAAIKLMKSVIEGIGAVKTA, from the coding sequence ATGAACATCAAACTGCTGAAACAACTGTGCGACATTCCCGGCATACCCGGAGACGAGGGCGCGGTTAGGGATTTCGCGGTTTCCGAACTGCGTAAATACACGAAAGACATCTCCGTTGATGTGCTGGGCAACGTCATCGCGCGCATTGGCGGCAAAGGGAAAAAACTTGTTGTTGACGCCCACATGGACGAGGTGGGCTTTATGGTAAGCCATATTGACGCTCACGGTTTTGTCCGGGTTTGTGCGCTCGGAGGGATTGACGCGAAGGTTTTTTACGGACAGCGCGTTGTGGTTCACGGCTCAAAACCGCTGGGCGCGATGGTGGGGGCGATTCCCCCGCACATAAGCAAAACCGGCGGAGACAGGGGAGTTCCCGAAATTGAGGACTGCGTGCTTGACCTCGGTCTTTCCGCGGCGAAGGTGAAAAAATATGTCAAAATCGGCGACCCCGTTATCTTTGACACCGAACTGCGGGAAACCGAAGATGCCGTAATCGCCCGCTCCATTGATGACCGGGTCGGCATTTTTGTCATTCTTTCCGCGCTCGCGGCAAAACCGAAACCGGCTTGCGACCTGTTTGTTACGCTCACGGTTCAGGAAGAGCCGGGCTTGAGAGGTGCGCGCGTAATCACGCCCGCGATTGAGCCGGATTTTGTTATCGCGCTTGAAGGAACGGTCGCGATGGATTTGCCCGGAGTCGCACCGCACAAAAGTCTCGCAAATATCGGCAAAGGTCCCGAAGTGCGTCTTTCAGACCGCTATCTCGTTGCCGACAGGGGTTTGAGTTTTTTCATAAAATCAGTCGCGGACAAAAAGAAAATTCCGTGTCAAATCACGGTTAAAAAAGCGGGCGGAACAAACGCGACCGCGATGCAGGTAACCGGAAAGGGAACCAGAGCGGCGGTTGTTTCCGTGCCGACACGGTATCTGCACAGCCCCGGCTCGGTTGCCTACAAAAGCGACATTGAAGCCGCAATCAAACTGATGAAAAGCGTGATTGAGGGAATTGGCGCGGTGAAAACCGCGTAA
- a CDS encoding DUF59 domain-containing protein translates to MKKIITIQPDSQEGEKAPDSGVQFKKFEKKDTAPAELTKETVFEALGQVNDPELPVSIVDLGLIYDVQISGNDVGLKMTLTTPGCSMGGMISGQAEEALKAIGARNVLVQMVWDPPWNPDMMSPEAKRKLGVE, encoded by the coding sequence ATGAAAAAAATCATAACGATTCAGCCCGACTCTCAGGAAGGCGAAAAAGCCCCCGATTCGGGAGTTCAATTCAAGAAATTCGAGAAAAAAGACACCGCTCCCGCCGAATTGACCAAAGAGACGGTTTTTGAAGCGCTCGGGCAGGTGAACGACCCCGAGCTTCCGGTGAGCATTGTTGACCTCGGACTGATTTACGATGTGCAGATTTCGGGCAACGACGTGGGATTGAAAATGACCCTCACAACTCCGGGCTGTTCAATGGGCGGAATGATATCGGGACAGGCGGAAGAAGCGCTGAAAGCCATTGGCGCAAGAAATGTTCTTGTGCAAATGGTTTGGGACCCGCCATGGAATCCGGACATGATGTCACCAGAAGCAAAGCGCAAACTCGGCGTGGAGTAA
- a CDS encoding sodium:solute symporter family protein: protein MSKGTTFIAVAFVYIAVLITLALVGNRKNKGDEKEFFLAGGNLGTIIGFLTFFATLYSTFILIGMPNFFRVHGVGTWIFLGVTDMALAVFTLWLCFKLKDRIASKDFRSMSDLIRDSFGGWGVVVYVMGLVIFLIPYIAIQIKGASGLLSAIVPYSIPQWGWALIILVLMFLYSSIGGLRGIMYCDALQGIMLFSVIWIMAAVVLSKFGGLGPLFQAVAETDERLLSVPGPKGLLSTQWLIAGFISIVLLPVSQPQLTSRLSILKGVNERRKVPVLHASFTFLLLIAGLIIGLYGAVAITANSGPEFIGKLILEQNAVIGAIALIGILAAAMSTSDSQFFALGSEINNALGRISEKLKISAVVFVKFIILIFCAAAFAVAMKSSQGIISLAISGFMGTALMAPMVMASTLIKERKLSTVIPAITAASLVFFLLSLFGVTPKIAWGLRTDLLLLAFNSAATILIVSSDGDS, encoded by the coding sequence TTGAGCAAAGGAACAACATTTATAGCGGTCGCGTTTGTTTATATAGCGGTTCTGATAACCCTCGCTCTTGTGGGCAACAGAAAAAACAAGGGCGATGAGAAGGAGTTTTTCCTTGCGGGCGGAAACCTCGGAACAATAATCGGCTTCCTGACGTTTTTCGCCACCCTTTACAGCACGTTCATTCTGATAGGAATGCCGAACTTTTTTAGGGTTCACGGGGTTGGAACGTGGATATTTCTCGGCGTAACAGACATGGCGCTTGCCGTTTTCACTCTATGGCTGTGCTTCAAACTCAAAGACAGAATCGCGTCAAAGGATTTCCGCAGCATGTCGGATTTGATAAGAGATTCATTCGGCGGCTGGGGCGTGGTGGTCTATGTCATGGGGCTAGTAATTTTTCTGATTCCGTATATCGCCATTCAAATCAAGGGCGCGTCCGGGCTTCTGTCGGCGATTGTGCCGTATTCCATTCCGCAATGGGGCTGGGCGCTGATAATTCTCGTGCTGATGTTTCTCTACTCGTCAATCGGGGGTTTGCGCGGAATTATGTATTGCGATGCGTTGCAGGGAATTATGCTTTTCAGCGTCATATGGATAATGGCGGCAGTTGTTTTATCAAAATTCGGCGGATTGGGCCCTCTTTTTCAGGCGGTCGCCGAAACCGATGAGCGATTACTTTCCGTTCCGGGACCAAAGGGGTTATTGTCTACTCAGTGGCTGATTGCGGGATTTATCTCAATAGTTCTTCTGCCCGTATCGCAACCACAACTCACTTCGCGTCTGTCTATTCTCAAAGGTGTAAATGAAAGGCGCAAAGTGCCCGTTCTGCACGCCTCTTTCACTTTTCTGCTTTTAATCGCCGGGTTGATAATCGGTCTTTACGGAGCGGTGGCAATCACGGCGAACTCCGGTCCCGAATTCATAGGAAAACTCATACTTGAACAAAACGCGGTGATTGGCGCGATAGCGCTCATCGGAATTCTCGCGGCGGCAATGTCAACTTCGGATTCACAATTTTTCGCGCTCGGCTCGGAAATAAACAACGCGCTCGGAAGAATCAGTGAAAAACTGAAAATCTCGGCGGTCGTGTTCGTAAAATTCATAATTCTGATATTCTGCGCGGCGGCTTTTGCCGTGGCGATGAAAAGCTCCCAGGGCATCATATCTCTCGCCATATCGGGCTTTATGGGAACCGCGCTGATGGCTCCGATGGTTATGGCGTCCACGCTTATCAAGGAAAGAAAGTTGAGTACCGTTATTCCGGCAATCACGGCGGCGAGTCTGGTTTTCTTTCTGCTTTCCTTGTTCGGCGTAACGCCGAAAATCGCGTGGGGCCTACGCACGGACCTGCTGCTTCTCGCGTTCAACTCCGCCGCCACAATTCTGATTGTTTCCTCAGACGGAGATTCATAG
- a CDS encoding P-loop NTPase — protein sequence MSLTPETVSRRLKMVKYPGFTRDIVSFGIVKDISVDEKSAVKISLVLPKPDPDVQKRIEDDVRTAVLETPGVEGVSIETQVRASSGAQSAGAAQQQPAQSKLPGIKHYVAVASGKGGVGKSTVAVNLAVAIGKKRQNVGLMDADIWGPSAPMMTGTQGERPIATPEKKILPIEKYGLKMVSIGYLIKEEETVIWRGPMVHGAVKQFIEDVEWGNTDYLVIDLPPGTGDAQLSIAQTAPLSGGVIVTTPQEVSLIDVRRGILMFEKLNIPVIGIVENMSYLDIPGGEKMDIFGRGGGKQMAEKFNVPFLGEIPIDPEIRKGGDSGVPIVESTPDCTSSLAFMRIADEVLDHVEK from the coding sequence ATGAGTCTTACACCCGAAACCGTTTCAAGACGGTTAAAAATGGTTAAATATCCAGGCTTTACGCGCGATATTGTTTCATTCGGAATTGTCAAGGATATAAGCGTGGACGAAAAGTCTGCGGTAAAAATCTCGCTTGTTCTGCCCAAACCCGACCCCGATGTTCAAAAACGCATAGAGGATGATGTCAGAACCGCCGTTCTTGAAACGCCCGGCGTGGAAGGGGTTTCAATAGAAACGCAGGTGCGGGCTTCCTCAGGCGCGCAGTCCGCGGGCGCAGCCCAGCAGCAACCGGCGCAGTCAAAACTGCCAGGCATCAAGCACTACGTTGCGGTGGCAAGCGGAAAAGGCGGCGTGGGCAAATCCACGGTCGCGGTAAACCTCGCGGTCGCCATTGGCAAAAAAAGACAGAATGTGGGACTGATGGATGCGGACATCTGGGGACCTAGCGCGCCGATGATGACCGGAACTCAGGGCGAAAGACCGATTGCCACACCGGAAAAGAAAATTCTTCCGATAGAGAAATACGGGCTGAAAATGGTTTCAATCGGCTATCTAATCAAGGAAGAGGAAACCGTTATCTGGCGTGGACCGATGGTTCACGGCGCGGTGAAGCAGTTTATTGAGGACGTTGAGTGGGGAAACACTGATTATCTCGTCATAGATCTGCCTCCGGGAACCGGAGACGCCCAACTTTCAATCGCACAAACCGCGCCCTTGAGCGGCGGCGTTATTGTTACAACCCCTCAGGAAGTTTCACTTATAGACGTGCGGCGCGGAATACTGATGTTTGAAAAACTGAACATTCCGGTCATCGGAATTGTTGAAAATATGAGTTATCTGGACATACCGGGCGGCGAGAAGATGGACATATTCGGACGCGGCGGCGGGAAACAGATGGCGGAGAAGTTCAATGTGCCGTTTCTCGGCGAGATTCCGATTGACCCGGAAATAAGGAAAGGGGGAGACAGCGGAGTGCCGATTGTGGAATCAACCCCCGATTGCACCTCTTCGCTCGCGTTTATGAGGATAGCCGATGAAGTTTTGGACCATGTTGAAAAATAA
- the gloA gene encoding lactoylglutathione lyase, translating to MKYLHTMIRVGELERSIRFYTEVLELVHHRTTDYPDGEFSLAFLGYGGDSEPFLELTYNYGVSEYEHGGAYGHMAFAVEDIKAACDKITELGGRVTRPPGPMKHGKTVLAFIEDPDGYKVELIERGNP from the coding sequence ATGAAATATTTGCACACAATGATACGAGTTGGCGAGTTGGAAAGGTCAATCCGTTTCTACACCGAGGTTCTAGAGCTTGTTCACCACCGCACAACGGACTATCCGGACGGCGAATTTTCGCTCGCTTTTCTCGGATACGGCGGCGACTCCGAGCCGTTTCTTGAACTCACATACAACTACGGAGTGAGCGAATACGAACACGGCGGCGCGTATGGGCACATGGCTTTCGCCGTGGAAGACATCAAAGCCGCATGCGACAAAATCACCGAACTCGGCGGCAGGGTTACGCGCCCTCCGGGTCCGATGAAACACGGCAAAACTGTTCTCGCCTTCATTGAAGACCCTGACGGCTACAAGGTTGAACTCATAGAGAGAGGAAATCCCTGA
- the miaB gene encoding tRNA (N6-isopentenyl adenosine(37)-C2)-methylthiotransferase MiaB, with product MRERNSEKNPSLLYIETYGCQMNEYDSDRIASALGAEKTPEPSLADYIVVNTCAIREKADHKAFSSVGKFKGLKAAKPEVVIGMAGCVAQLYGDAMLKKNPHLDFVIGPRAIPKLPALIADIEQSRESERIRKSETSFDVEETFAISPAHDKSRVSAFVSVQQGCNKRCAYCIVPTVRGDEVNRPLADILSETRMLVSKGAKEITFVGQTVNSWKGEGEKFSDLLRAAAETEGLERIRFTTPYPRDITRKMIEAMRDTPKVCRHIHLPVQSGSDRVLKLMNRTYTSGWYLEAVDRLRDAIPDIAVSTDVIVGFPGENGDDFAQTMDLLEKARFDSSFSFKFSPRPGTPAAAADEQISSETSDGRLAVFQERQREITLESNRAREGRDEEVLVSGEGKHGNGWMTGRTTHNRIVNFIGDASLAGSLVKVRVTDGLANSLRGEIAGEEIVA from the coding sequence ATGAGGGAAAGAAATTCAGAAAAAAATCCGTCGCTACTCTACATTGAAACCTACGGGTGCCAGATGAATGAGTATGACTCGGACAGAATCGCGTCCGCTCTCGGAGCCGAAAAGACGCCCGAGCCGTCTTTGGCGGACTACATAGTTGTCAATACCTGTGCTATAAGGGAGAAAGCTGACCACAAGGCGTTCAGCAGCGTTGGAAAGTTCAAGGGGCTGAAAGCCGCGAAACCCGAAGTGGTAATCGGAATGGCGGGTTGCGTCGCTCAATTATACGGGGACGCGATGCTTAAAAAAAATCCGCATCTTGATTTTGTTATCGGTCCCCGGGCGATACCGAAACTTCCCGCGCTCATTGCCGACATTGAGCAGAGCAGAGAGAGCGAACGCATAAGAAAATCCGAAACCTCTTTTGATGTTGAGGAAACCTTCGCGATTTCCCCCGCCCATGACAAATCCAGAGTCAGCGCGTTTGTTTCCGTTCAGCAGGGATGTAACAAACGATGCGCCTACTGCATTGTGCCAACCGTGAGAGGCGATGAGGTCAACAGACCTCTCGCGGACATACTGTCGGAGACGCGAATGCTCGTATCCAAAGGGGCGAAAGAGATAACCTTTGTGGGGCAGACGGTCAATTCATGGAAAGGCGAAGGCGAAAAATTCTCCGACCTTCTGCGCGCGGCGGCGGAGACTGAAGGGCTTGAAAGAATCCGTTTCACAACGCCGTACCCGCGTGACATAACGAGGAAAATGATTGAAGCAATGCGGGACACCCCGAAGGTGTGTCGCCACATACATCTGCCCGTTCAGTCCGGTTCGGACAGGGTTTTGAAACTCATGAACCGCACATACACGTCCGGGTGGTACCTTGAAGCGGTTGACCGTCTCAGAGACGCCATTCCCGATATCGCGGTCTCAACTGACGTCATAGTTGGTTTTCCCGGAGAGAACGGGGACGATTTTGCGCAAACAATGGATTTGCTTGAAAAAGCGCGTTTTGACAGCTCTTTTTCGTTTAAGTTTTCGCCGCGTCCCGGAACTCCAGCCGCAGCCGCGGACGAACAGATAAGCTCTGAAACCTCAGACGGGCGGCTCGCAGTTTTTCAGGAGCGCCAGCGCGAAATTACTCTTGAGAGCAATCGCGCGCGCGAGGGCAGAGACGAGGAAGTTCTTGTGTCCGGCGAAGGCAAACACGGAAACGGCTGGATGACGGGGCGAACCACGCACAACAGAATAGTGAATTTCATCGGAGACGCTTCTCTTGCGGGAAGTCTTGTAAAAGTGCGTGTAACGGATGGGCTCGCGAACTCCCTTCGCGGCGAAATTGCGGGCGAGGAGATTGTCGCGTGA
- the uvrC gene encoding excinuclease ABC subunit UvrC codes for MMKNPNGRIIYIGKAANLKSRVRSYFSAKNDSRPQVSYLMREAADIDYIVSVDEHEALILENSLIKKHKPKFNIQLKDDKTYASLRLSMNEEFPRLSVTRKVRADGASYFGPFSHGGALKQSAKLVHRLFTVRDCSNSKFKRHSSRPCLNYDMGLCSGPCAGMTEKSEYRALCLKAEAFLRGDRKGVAAWLKKKMKKASDETRYEDASRYKDLLSALGTGGLEKVVSSSFTDRDIIEMAADEKSFEFVVLFHRGGGVVDKAEISAKNTGADVRSAFAEFLGRFYDEGRQVPPEIIVPSEPEHKRTYEKWLSEKRGGAVKIVAPKKGMKTKLLRLAADNARESIRKKRAGEEKNRDVLFGLKKALKLSKVPREIECFDISNTQGKETTGSAVRFSGGAPDKKRYKRYKIKTVAGQDDFAGIKEMLSRRLKRAGETSYELPDLILIDGGKGQLSAAVEAIRELGFSGAADIAAIAKGRGREQGDSIYTPGRKNPWTPVKNREGLFLLMRIRDEAHRFALGYHKTLRGKRFFR; via the coding sequence ATGATGAAAAACCCGAACGGGAGGATAATTTACATCGGCAAAGCGGCTAACTTGAAAAGCCGCGTGCGGTCATATTTCAGCGCGAAAAACGATTCAAGACCGCAAGTGTCATACCTTATGCGCGAAGCGGCGGACATTGACTACATCGTGTCGGTTGACGAGCACGAAGCGCTTATTCTTGAAAACTCGCTCATCAAAAAACACAAACCGAAATTCAACATTCAGCTCAAAGACGACAAAACCTACGCGTCTTTGCGCCTGTCAATGAACGAGGAGTTTCCGCGCCTTTCGGTAACGCGCAAAGTGCGCGCGGACGGCGCGTCTTATTTCGGCCCCTTCTCGCACGGCGGCGCGCTGAAACAGAGCGCGAAACTCGTCCACCGGCTTTTCACGGTGCGCGACTGCTCAAACAGCAAATTCAAACGGCATTCAAGCCGCCCGTGCCTGAACTACGACATGGGGCTGTGTTCGGGACCGTGCGCGGGAATGACGGAAAAATCCGAATACCGCGCTCTTTGCCTCAAAGCCGAAGCATTCTTGAGGGGCGACAGAAAAGGCGTGGCGGCGTGGCTGAAAAAGAAGATGAAAAAGGCGTCCGATGAAACAAGGTACGAAGACGCTTCGCGTTACAAAGACCTTTTGTCCGCGCTTGGGACCGGCGGTCTTGAAAAGGTCGTGTCGTCAAGTTTCACCGACAGGGACATCATAGAAATGGCGGCGGACGAAAAAAGTTTTGAATTTGTCGTTCTCTTTCACAGAGGCGGCGGAGTTGTGGACAAAGCGGAGATTTCCGCGAAAAACACGGGCGCGGACGTGCGCTCCGCGTTCGCCGAATTTCTGGGAAGGTTCTACGACGAAGGCAGGCAGGTTCCGCCCGAAATTATTGTGCCTTCCGAGCCGGAACACAAGCGGACATACGAAAAATGGCTTTCGGAAAAACGCGGCGGCGCGGTCAAAATAGTCGCGCCGAAAAAAGGAATGAAAACAAAACTTCTGCGTCTCGCGGCGGACAACGCGAGGGAATCTATCAGAAAAAAACGTGCGGGGGAGGAGAAAAACCGCGATGTTCTGTTCGGACTGAAAAAGGCGTTGAAACTGTCAAAGGTTCCGCGCGAAATAGAGTGTTTTGACATATCCAACACTCAAGGGAAAGAAACAACGGGCTCGGCGGTACGGTTTAGCGGCGGCGCGCCCGATAAAAAACGCTACAAACGCTACAAAATAAAAACAGTCGCGGGGCAGGATGATTTCGCGGGCATAAAAGAGATGCTTTCACGGCGGCTCAAAAGAGCGGGTGAAACGAGCTATGAACTGCCTGATTTAATCCTCATAGACGGCGGCAAAGGGCAATTATCCGCCGCAGTTGAAGCGATAAGGGAACTTGGATTTTCCGGCGCGGCGGACATCGCGGCGATTGCGAAAGGACGCGGGAGAGAACAGGGAGATTCCATCTACACTCCCGGAAGAAAAAATCCATGGACGCCCGTCAAAAACCGCGAAGGCCTCTTTCTTCTTATGAGGATACGGGACGAGGCGCACCGCTTCGCGCTCGGCTACCACAAAACCCTGCGCGGCAAACGGTTTTTCCGGTAA
- the ispH gene encoding 4-hydroxy-3-methylbut-2-enyl diphosphate reductase: MSANTVSLVSPRGFCAGVERAIAIVEKVLEKHGAPVYVKHEIVHNKTVVEDFKKRGVVFIEDPSDVPSGLPIVYSAHGVSRHVRRIAEGRGLKIYDATCPLVSRIHSEVSRLRSNGYEIVMIGHKGHPEVEGTLGQSEGGVYLVENEKDIAALEVKDPSKLAYVTQTTLSVDDTRVLVNLLRDRFPQIRLPKKDDICYATQNRQDAVKKMAADCDVVFVVGSETSSNSNRLKEVAKLLGARAYLVDGPDDIDREWLRGAEKIGLTAGASAPEDVVKKVASRLREWTGWEITRDPDAVTEDVHFSVPKNFFRDS; the protein is encoded by the coding sequence GTGTCGGCAAACACCGTTTCGCTTGTCAGTCCGCGCGGTTTTTGCGCCGGAGTGGAAAGGGCCATAGCGATTGTTGAAAAGGTTTTGGAAAAACACGGCGCGCCGGTTTATGTAAAACACGAAATTGTTCACAACAAAACCGTTGTTGAGGATTTCAAAAAGCGCGGCGTTGTTTTTATTGAAGACCCCTCGGACGTTCCATCCGGTTTGCCGATTGTGTATTCCGCGCACGGCGTTTCGCGCCACGTCCGCAGAATCGCCGAAGGCAGGGGGCTCAAAATCTATGACGCCACATGCCCCCTGGTTTCAAGGATTCATTCCGAGGTTTCGCGCCTGCGTTCAAACGGCTATGAAATTGTGATGATAGGGCACAAGGGGCATCCCGAAGTTGAGGGAACTCTCGGTCAGTCCGAAGGCGGGGTTTATCTTGTGGAGAACGAGAAAGACATTGCCGCGCTGGAAGTAAAAGACCCGTCAAAACTCGCCTATGTTACACAGACCACTCTCTCGGTTGATGACACACGCGTGCTTGTAAATCTGTTGCGCGACAGATTTCCGCAAATACGCCTGCCGAAAAAAGATGACATTTGCTACGCGACTCAAAACCGTCAGGATGCCGTAAAAAAAATGGCGGCGGATTGCGATGTGGTTTTTGTGGTCGGGTCGGAGACAAGTTCCAATTCAAACCGTCTGAAAGAGGTCGCCAAATTGCTTGGCGCGCGCGCCTATCTTGTGGACGGACCGGATGACATAGACCGCGAGTGGCTTCGCGGCGCGGAGAAAATCGGACTCACCGCAGGCGCTTCGGCTCCCGAAGACGTAGTTAAAAAAGTCGCTTCCCGCCTGCGCGAATGGACGGGATGGGAAATCACGCGGGATCCGGATGCGGTTACCGAAGACGTGCATTTCAGCGTGCCTAAAAACTTTTTTCGAGATTCTTGA
- a CDS encoding aldo/keto reductase — protein sequence MKIGLKTLGGTGAQIPEIGLGTWNYTADTAPLEAGIKLGSRFIDTAEGYGTERVSGEAARRACGDVFMATKVSGRNLGYDNVLKSADASLEKLGVDVIDLYQIHWANPVFSIKDTMRAMSKLLDNGLARYIGVSNFSVAEFEEAQSYMPNARIVSNQVRYSLNDRQIEDDLLPFCERNGVTLIAYTPLDSGRLCRESSGGGYGLLSKIARETDKTEAQVALNWCLCRDCVVVIPKSDSIERTVENCGCSGWRLDDAQFRALCEAF from the coding sequence ATGAAAATCGGACTCAAAACCCTTGGAGGCACGGGCGCGCAAATTCCGGAAATCGGTCTCGGAACATGGAACTACACAGCTGACACCGCGCCGCTTGAAGCCGGAATCAAACTTGGCTCGCGCTTCATAGACACCGCCGAGGGGTATGGCACGGAAAGGGTTTCGGGAGAAGCAGCGCGGCGCGCGTGCGGCGATGTTTTTATGGCGACAAAGGTTTCGGGGCGCAATCTCGGCTATGACAACGTTCTCAAGTCCGCGGACGCGAGTCTGGAAAAACTTGGCGTCGATGTGATTGACCTTTATCAAATCCACTGGGCTAATCCAGTTTTTTCGATAAAAGATACAATGCGGGCTATGAGTAAACTTCTGGACAACGGACTCGCGCGTTATATAGGCGTGAGCAATTTTTCGGTCGCAGAGTTTGAGGAGGCGCAGAGTTATATGCCGAACGCCCGGATTGTTTCAAATCAGGTTCGCTACAGTTTGAATGACAGGCAGATTGAGGACGATTTACTTCCGTTTTGCGAGCGAAACGGTGTTACGCTTATTGCCTACACGCCGCTTGACAGCGGGCGTCTGTGCCGCGAGTCATCGGGCGGCGGATACGGGCTTTTGAGTAAAATAGCTCGGGAAACCGACAAAACCGAAGCGCAAGTCGCGCTAAACTGGTGTTTGTGCCGGGACTGTGTGGTTGTTATTCCTAAATCAGACAGTATTGAGCGAACGGTTGAAAACTGCGGCTGTTCCGGCTGGCGTCTTGATGATGCGCAGTTCCGCGCCCTGTGCGAGGCGTTTTAA